The Sebastes umbrosus isolate fSebUmb1 chromosome 4, fSebUmb1.pri, whole genome shotgun sequence genome has a window encoding:
- the LOC119487559 gene encoding ADP-ribosylation factor 4-like: MGLTISSLFERMFGKKQMRILMVGLDAAGKTTILYKLKLGEIVTTIPTIGFNVETVEYKNISFTVWDVGGQDKIRPLWRHYFQNTQGLIFVVDSNDRERVAESAEELRKMLGEEELKDAVLLVFANKQDLPNALTVHDLTEKLGLQSLRNKNWHIQSTCATQGSGLYEGLDWLSNQLSKT, encoded by the exons ATGGGGCTCACCATCTCGTCCCTCTTCGAGCGGATGTTTGGCAAGAAGCAGATGAGGATTTTAATGG TTGGGTTGGATGCTGCCGGAAAAACAACTATCTTGTACAAATTGAAGCTTGGTGAAATTGTGACCACCATCCCAACCATTG GTTTCAATGTTGAGACAGtagaatataaaaatatcagCTTCACTGTATGGGATGTTGGCGGTCAGGACAAGATCAGACCCCTCTGGAGACATTACTTCCAGAACACACAG gGCCTCATCTTTGTGGTGGACAGCAATGACAGAGAAAGAGTGGCAGAGTCTGCAGAAGAGCTCAGGAAGATG TTGGGTGAGGAGGAGTTGAAAGACGCTGTTTTGCTGGTGTTTGCTAACAAACAGGACCTTCCCAATGCCTTAACAGTCCACGATCTCACAGAAAAACTCGGCCTACAATCCCTCCGCAACAAAAAT TGGCACATTCAGTCAACCTGCGCCACCCAGGGCAGTGGGCTGTATGAAGGACTTGACTGGCTATCCAACCAGttgtccaaaacctaa